In Sus scrofa isolate TJ Tabasco breed Duroc chromosome 11, Sscrofa11.1, whole genome shotgun sequence, the following proteins share a genomic window:
- the AKAP11 gene encoding LOW QUALITY PROTEIN: A-kinase anchor protein 11 (The sequence of the model RefSeq protein was modified relative to this genomic sequence to represent the inferred CDS: inserted 1 base in 1 codon): MATFPTFRNSHLKTRASVRKSFSEDVFQSVKSLLQSEKELCSVSAEDCLKQDEHAGLTEVTFLGFNEETDAAHIQDLAAVSLELPDLLNSLHFCSLNENEMICMKDINKSSDINSGPLNQSHHSGMLCVMRVSPTLPRLRIDFIFSLLSKYATGIRYTLDTYLHQKRQLEAANEDDDDTNQSVSSIEDDFVTAFEHLEEEETSQPYHDGRNITALRSHCDAASQTTSGHHLETRDFRVLVGSGRQKSLAKPPSSFANILGHKELPSVKTSVTTSISEPWVQRSFYRSSAATDKGSDAQKTLFPSSPTYSSESESSSPSPVIFLDEEGYQKSLKAKLELPKIPVMKDDIEDSDSEVSEFFDSFDQFDELEQTLESACPSLKDPASGKPLQKKGHKHEKLCSVTTTMNPQKFKFDRPALPANVRKPTPRKPESPYSNLREAPDSPRPVRASGEDSGLFSPIRSSAFSPLGGCTPAECFCQTDMGGDRTHENHDSVYYTYEDYATSLSCEVLGSVLQGQHPHATSNMNSFKKGENKTVALRRGSLDQKDKSKNKSSVIKDSIQKFAADLVEKSLGSAFKDLQKGVSSCTNALCQLALRLTSSVFQMAFNELRRQRAFSLKERAISGLAHFLVSEAFSNAFKDLQYVKKQIFTNTVARFAADLTEELVFEGIMEVCQFSYPPTPASPQGWSFDYEDKVVTSYARDLSESVIQEAFIELSQVDVTFTPKAAVSVSTDNITHVSAENITPPTQASTLCPALSSPTAAVTKPVAESKKEYTVQQALFCTSGIVTSIPVPLAGSALLPYRXSSQGHQAKSPPSSDVSNLSGGSPQAGVAAKNKEEVACLRNICLPSEHSPGNQTAVKPTKDDTETKSSSKVTSEPVAIGTFSAAMVQTIVNETFESMTSFQVTKTVEAHPDCVTKTAQGKTPLHCDQATPPPSEASGEDVLADQLSKSIIKHSIDRGKPVIPQVDQHALRREALPVPGKESPLTLERIPRFLAAEDRVTHASLAAGKDRRLECEGSVAPGFSLASPPPCPTGAGQKPDLKETAKDKAMRKPDLNNAALEPLSLGQETPFPQAHAFSSTVLTCADGLHAEEKRKSRDGNVIPDTPPSTPLVPSQAASEWDIKKLTKKLKGELAKEFAPATPPSTPHNASVGSLSESEQNTIEKEEFMLKLMRSLSEEVESSEGEDQPEVDVKPEPSGKKVQFADALATHILSLATEMAASHLDSKVIQEPSGQSPWVKVHSPRSVSPTVLNGSDENLQTLCNFAGDMAAEVITEAGKIARGRRCALFRPKRNSCCCVDGDQDYRSDEKLDVEAHLGEGDAFILSVPPSSRLSGLTSKYPSCESVTDEYAGHIIQILKQEGGNGELIMDQYANRLAYRSIKSGLHAAAKTAQAKGRSKTLPVPSSPVPPNDDLFLFLSREHQQEVDQQRQRRGGSLCTNQPRDWTRDTCRNEGSELYSFSASLAHRIARDVHQELTASPAGLPKSLTDSCLYEKHGCDKDPESRVRPEFSQSLQPSPQHPGASRSPGGVRGWGPGENGARAVEQYAQKVVGDTLKLSLGSAVLHAPEAPKAADRITHAEKLSPLGGQTCRYCDHTELHDCPGSSSPPFPRQPSRAGGKAVSDSKLSSLYEKSRVFHLDVPQIHVALDKKTVLAEKIVAEAIEKAERELRGTSLVADSGIGQDGVSFAESLTTEIMASAMVSAGHAVSSPKEIEDLQSAESFGSQQMNLSIGDDSTGSWSNLSFEDEHQDESSSFHHLSESNGNSSSWSSLGLEGDLYEDSLSFPTSDSDGPDDKDEERDDDAEDLEQDGKTLLISNIDMEPCTVDPQLRVILQWLVASEAEVAELYFHDSSKKEFVRLSKRLQEKGCKVGDVLQAVLKYYEVVEKSSSEERCKSLFDWLLENA, translated from the exons ATGCTTTGTGTCATGAGAGTGTCACCTACCTTACCAAGACTCAGAATCGACTTCATCTTTAGTCTCCTAAGTAAATATGCTACGGGTATAAGATACACCCTGGACACCTATTTGCATCAGAAGCGCCAACTGGAGGCCGCTAATGAAGATGATGACGATACTAACCAGTCGGTGTCTTCCATCGAAGACGACTTTGTCACTGCTTTTGAGCACTTAGAGGAGGAAGAGACCTCCCAGCCATATCATGATG GAAGAAACATTACTGCACTAAGGAGCCATTGTGATGCTGCTTCTCAGACGACTTCTGGTCACCATTTAGAAACCCGTGATTTCAGAGTTCTGGTTGGCTCCGGGCGGCAGAAATCATTGGCTAAACCGCCTAGTTCTTTCGCAAATATTCTGGGGCATAAAGAACTGCCTTCTGTGAAAACTTCAGTCACGACATCAATTTCTGAGCCTTGGGTCCAAAGGAGCTTCTACAGGTCATCTGCTGCGACAGATAAAGGCAGTGACGCACAGAAAACCTTGTTCCCTTCTTCTCCCACCTACTCGTCTGAGTCAGAGAGCTCGAGTCCAAGTCCGGTTATTTTCTTGGATGAAGAGGGAtatcaaaaaagtttaaaagcaaaaCTCGAGTTACCGAAAATTCCTGTGATGAAAGATGATATTGAGGATTCAGACTCAGAAGTAAGTGAATTTTTTGATAGTTTTGATCAGTTCGATGAACTAGAGCAAACTTTAGAGTCTGCGTGTCCATCTCTCAAAGATCCTGCCTCCGGGAAGCCACTGCAGAAGAAAGGGCACAAACACGAAAAACTGTGCTCCGTAACCACTACAATGAATCCTCAAAAATTCAAGTTTGATCGTCCGGCTCTGCCAGCTAATGTTAGGAAACCAACTCCTCGTAAACCAGAATCCCCTTACAGTAACCTGCGTGAAGCTCCAGACTCTCCCCGCCCAGTGAGGGCTTCCGGGGAGGACAGTGGCTTGTTCAGCCCCATTCGCTCCTCTGCCTTCAGTCCTCTCGGAGGCTGTACGCCTGCTGAATGTTTTTGCCAAACAGATATGGGTGGAGATAGGACTCATGAAAATCACGATTCTGTTTATTACACCTATGAAGATTACGCGACTAGCCTTTCCTGTGAAGTACTGGGCTCCGTTCTTCAGGGTCAGCACCCTCATGCAACCTCAAACATGAATagttttaaaaagggagaaaataaaactgtagCTCTTAGGCGTGGAAGCCTTGACCAAAaagataaatctaaaaataaatcctCAGTGATCAAGGACAGCATTCAGAAATTTGCAGCAGATCTTGTGGAGAAGAGTCTGGGCAGTGCCTTTAAAGACTTGCAGAAAGGCGTCTCTTCATGTACCAATGCCTTGTGCCAGTTAGCCCTCAGATTGACATCATCCGTTTTTCAGATGGCATTTAATGAACTGAGAAGGCAGCGTGCGTTCTCGCTGAAAGAACGTGCCATTAGCGGTCTGGCGCATTTTCTGGTGAGCGAAGCTTTCTCAAATGCCTTCAAAGACTTACAGTACGTGAAGAAGCAGATCTTTACAAACACCGTCGCCCGGTTTGCCGCAGATCTTACCGAAGAGCTGGTTTTCGAGGGCATCATGGAGGTGTGTCAGTTTTCATATCCTCCAACACCTGCATCTCCACAGGGCTGGTCGTTTGACTATGAAGACAAAGTAGTGACGTCCTATGCAAGAGATCTGTCTGAATCTGTAATACAGGAAGCATTCATCGAGCTGTCTCAAGTCGACGTGACCTTCACACCCAAGGCAGCCGTCAGCGTTTCTACAGATAACATCACGCACGTGAGCGCAGAAAACATCACGCCGCCGACGCAGGCTTCCACACTTTGCCCTGCTCTGAGCAGTCCCACAGCCGCGGTGACAAAACCAGTGgcagaatctaaaaaggaatacACGGTGCAGCAGGCCTTGTTTTGTACCTCTGGGATCGTTACTTCTATACCCGTGCCCTTGGCGGGAAGTGCCCTTCTCCCCTATC GTTCATCTCAGGGGCATCAGGCAAAGTCTCCCCCATCATCTGATGTGAGTAACTTGAGTGGTGGTTCTCCCCAAGCAGGCGTGGCCgcaaaaaacaaagaggaggtaGCTTGTCTCAGAAATATTTGTTTGCCTTCAGAACACAGTCCAGGCAACCAGACTGCTGTTAAACCAACTAAGGATGATACTGAAACGAAAAGCTCTTCAAAAGTAACAAGTGAGCCCGTGGCGATTGGCACCTTTTCTGCCGCGATGGTCCAGACGATAGTAAATGAAACTTTCGAATCAATGACGTCTTTCCAAGTTACAAAAACTGTGGAGGCACATCCAGATTGTGTAACGAAAACAGCACAGGGAAAAACCCCTCTCCACTGCGATCAAGCGACTCCGCCGCCGAGCGAAGCCAGCGGCGAGGACGTGTTGGCTGATCAGTTATCTAAATCTATTATTAAACATTCCATAGACAGAGGCAAACCAGTGATCCCGCAGGTCGATCAACATGCACTCCGCAGGGAAGCCTTGCCTGTTCCTGGAAAAGAGTCACCGTTGACCTTGGAAAGGATCCCCCGATTTCTCGCAGCTGAAGATCGTGTCACTCACGCCTCACTTGCAGCAGGAAAGGATCGTCGTCTGGAATGTGAAGGATCAGTGGCTCCAGGATTTTCTTTAGCGTCACCGCCACCTTGTCCAACTGGGGCCGGTCAGAAACCTGATTTGAAGGAGACGGCTAAGGACAAAGCCATGAGAAAGCCTGATTTGAATAATGCAGCCCTTGAGCCCTTGTCTTTGGGGCAGGAGACCCCCTTTCCCCAGGCACATGCTTTCTCCTCCACGGTGCTCACGTGCGCAGACGGTTTGCACGCGGAAGAGAAACGGAAAAGCAGAGACGGAAATGTGATACCCGATACTCCTCCATCCACCCCTCTCGTGCCGTCCCAGGCCGCTTCGGAGTGGGATATCAAGAAGTTAACCAAAAAGCTCAAGGGGGAATTAGCCAAAGAGTTTGCACCCGCCACACCTCCTTCCACGCCTCACAACGCGTCAGTGGGCAGTCTGTCGGAAAGCGAACAAAATACCATAGAAAAGGAAGAGTTCATGTTGAAACTCATGCGCTCTCTCTCGGAGGAAGTTGAAAGTAGCGAAGGTGAGGACCAGCCCGAAGTGGACGTGAAGCCAGAGCCCTCGGGGAAGAAAGTTCAGTTCGCAGACGCGTTAGCcacacacatcctttctcttGCAACGGAAATGGCAGCTTCCCACTTGGATAGTAAAGTCATTCAAGAGCCCAGCGGTCAAAGCCCTTGGGTAAAGGTGCACAGTCCAAGAAGCGTATCGCCTACTGTTCTCAATGGCTCCGATGAAAACTTACAAACATTATGCAATTTTGCAGGTGACATGGCCGCAGAAGTCATCACAGAAGCTGGGAAAATAGCCAGAGGGAGACGCTGTGCGCTTTTCAGGCCAAAGCGGAACAGTTGTTGTTGTGTTGATGGTGACCAAGATTATAGATCAGACGAGAAGCTGGATGTCGAGGCTCACCTGGGAGAAGGAGATGCATTTATTCTCTCCGTGCCACCAAGTTCTCGTCTGTCCGGTCTGACCTCCAAGTATCCCAGCTGCGAAAGTGTGACAGATGAGTACGCAGGGCACATTATCCAAATACTAAAGCAGGAAGGTGGTAACGGTGAGTTAATCATGGACCAGTATGCCAATCGACTGGCTTATCGGTCCATTAAGTCAGGCTTACACGCAGCAGCTAAGACAGCCCAGGCGAAGGGCCGCTCCAAAACATTGCCCGTGCCAAGCTCGCCAGTGCCCCCCAACGATGACCTGTTCCTGTTCTTAAGCAGAGAACACCAGCAGGAGGTAGATCAGCAAAGACAAAGACGGGGCGGTTCCCTTTGCACAAACCAACCTCGCGACTGGACACGGGACACGTGCAGGAACGAGGGCTCAGAGCTGTATAGTTTCTCAGCCTCTCTGGCGCACCGCATAGCAAGAGATGTTCACCAAGAGCTGACGGCGTCTCCCGCGGGCTTGCCGAAATCCCTTACAGATTCTTGCCTTTATGAAAAGCACGGCTGTGACAAAGATCCCGAGTCTCGGGTCCGGCCAGAATTTTCTCAGTCTCTTCAGCCTTCCCCGCAGCATCCTGGAGCCTCCCGCAGCCCCGGCGGCGTGCGCGGGTGGGGTCCTGGCGAGAACGGCGCCCGCGCTGTGGAGCAGTATGCTCAGAAGGTGGTGGGTGACACGCTCAAGCTGAGTTTAGGGTCTGCGGTCTTGCACGCACCCGAGGCCCCGAAAGCGGCCGATCGGATCACTCACGCAGAAAAACTGTCCCCTCTGGGAGGTCAGACTTGCAGATACTGTGACCACACAGAGCTCCATGACTGCCCTGGGAGTTCATCGCCGCCTTTTCCCAGACAGCCTTCCCGTGCTGGTGGTAAAGCAGTTTCTGATTCAAAATTGAGCAGCCTCTATGAGAAGTCGAGAGTTTTTCATCTCGATGTCCCTCAAATTCACGTGGCCCTTGACAAGAAGACCGTGCTCGCCGAGAAGATAGTCGCCGAAGCCATTGAAAAGGCCGAGAGAGAGCTGAGAGGTACCAGCCTGGTGGCGGATAGTGGCATCGGACAGGATGGCGTCAGCTTTGCCGAAAGCCTCACCACGGAGATCATGGCATCTGCCATGGTCAGTGCTGGACATGCCGTGAGCAG tccaaaagaaatagaagacttgCAATCAGCGGAGTCTTTTGGTAGCCAGCAGATGAACCTCAGTATTGGTGATGACAGCACGGGAAGCTGGTCCAATTTAAGTTTTGAGGATGAACACCAGGATGAAAGCAGCAGTTTCCATCATCTAAGTGAAAG TAATGGTAACAGCAGTAGCTGGAGCAGTCTTGGTTTAGAAGGAGATTTGTATGAGGACAGTTTATCCTTTCCAACATCAGACAG TGATGGGCCAGATGATAAAGATGAAGAGCGTGACGATGATGCAGAAG ATTTGGAGCAGGATGGAAAGACTCTGCTAATCTCGAATATTGACATGGAGCCCTGCACAGTGGACCCCCAGCTGAGGGTTATTCTTCAGTGGCTCGTTGCCTCCGAGGCAGAAGTTGCAGAGCTTTATTTTCACGACTCTTCGAAGAAGGAGTTTGTACGA